The following proteins come from a genomic window of Rickettsiales bacterium:
- a CDS encoding 5-(carboxyamino)imidazole ribonucleotide synthase → MVNDKTVITPGSTIGILGGGQLGRMLVNAASELGYKTHIYCPEEGSPAFEVATEYTVASYEDTLALRDFLQKVDVVTFEFENIPHESLKLLEESVAVRPSPDLLKISQNRLREKNFINAHEIPTANYHRVASAEEMDRAIERVGVPAILKTTELGYDGKGQVRIETEDAAQAAWDALGHVECVLETVIDFEMEISVIVSRGLNGQQASFSPVENIHKNHILDKTIAPANLSKPLSKKAQKYALTLAKAADLRGLLAVEMFVTRKGEVLINELAPRPHNSGHWTMDACVTGQFEQHIRAVCNLPLGGTERICDAVMHNLIGDQVNDWQDHIKNPHAKVHLYGKKEARAGRKMGHVTILKA, encoded by the coding sequence ATGGTTAATGATAAAACAGTCATCACGCCCGGTAGCACTATTGGTATTTTAGGCGGAGGGCAGTTGGGGCGTATGCTCGTCAATGCCGCTTCTGAGTTGGGTTACAAAACACATATCTACTGTCCAGAAGAAGGGTCTCCCGCTTTTGAGGTCGCAACTGAATATACGGTGGCTTCTTATGAAGATACACTCGCCCTGCGTGATTTCTTGCAGAAGGTTGATGTGGTTACTTTCGAATTTGAGAACATCCCGCATGAAAGCTTAAAGCTGTTAGAGGAATCGGTTGCAGTGCGTCCGTCACCGGACTTACTGAAAATTTCGCAGAACCGTTTGCGTGAGAAAAACTTTATCAATGCACATGAAATCCCAACGGCGAATTACCACCGTGTTGCTTCGGCAGAGGAGATGGATCGCGCGATTGAGCGGGTAGGGGTGCCTGCCATCCTCAAAACTACAGAGCTTGGTTATGATGGTAAAGGGCAGGTTCGTATCGAAACTGAGGATGCGGCACAAGCGGCGTGGGATGCGCTTGGACACGTTGAGTGCGTGTTAGAGACCGTCATTGATTTTGAAATGGAAATTTCGGTGATTGTTTCGCGTGGTTTGAATGGCCAGCAGGCAAGTTTCAGCCCGGTGGAAAATATCCATAAAAATCATATTTTGGATAAAACGATTGCTCCGGCAAATTTATCAAAACCACTTTCTAAGAAAGCGCAAAAATACGCGCTCACTCTTGCAAAAGCGGCGGATTTGCGCGGCCTTCTTGCTGTCGAAATGTTCGTCACTAGAAAAGGTGAGGTGCTGATTAACGAGCTGGCTCCACGCCCGCATAATTCAGGGCATTGGACGATGGATGCCTGTGTCACCGGCCAGTTCGAACAACATATTCGCGCAGTTTGTAACTTGCCATTAGGCGGAACCGAGCGTATTTGCGATGCGGTCATGCATAACCTTATCGGCGATCAGGTTAATGATTGGCAGGATCATATCAAAAACCCCCATGCTAAAGTCCACCTTTACGGCAAAAAAGAAGCCCGCGCAGGCCGCAAAATGGGCCATGTGACGATATTGAAGGCTTAA
- the purE gene encoding 5-(carboxyamino)imidazole ribonucleotide mutase: MAGKVSIVMGSQSDWPTMKHAEVVLKDLGVEVETKIVSAHRTPDRMIEFAKSAKGNGIHVIIAGAGGAAHLPGMIAAMTPLPVLGVPVQSKALKGMDSLLSIAQMPGGVPVGTLAIGDAGAKNSGILAASIIALHDEAVAQKLTAYRQAQTDSVAEAPTDG, translated from the coding sequence ATGGCTGGAAAAGTAAGTATTGTAATGGGTAGCCAGTCCGATTGGCCAACCATGAAGCATGCCGAAGTGGTTCTTAAAGATTTAGGCGTTGAGGTGGAAACGAAGATTGTTTCTGCGCATCGTACGCCTGACCGAATGATCGAATTTGCAAAATCTGCGAAAGGTAATGGCATCCACGTCATCATCGCAGGGGCAGGCGGCGCGGCACATTTACCGGGCATGATCGCTGCTATGACGCCACTTCCGGTTCTCGGTGTTCCCGTTCAAAGTAAAGCGCTTAAGGGGATGGATAGCCTCCTTTCTATCGCGCAAATGCCAGGTGGAGTGCCCGTCGGTACCCTCGCTATTGGCGATGCAGGTGCGAAAAATTCAGGTATTTTAGCCGCCTCGATCATCGCGTTACATGATGAGGCCGTTGCACAAAAATTGACAGCTTACCGTCAGGCACAAACCGATTCTGTAGCAGAGGCTCCGACTGATGGTTAA
- the rpsU gene encoding 30S ribosomal protein S21 encodes MIEVTVRDNNVEQAMRVLKKKMQREGVFREMKKRRHYEKPSEVRVRKAAESIRRARKMSRKGND; translated from the coding sequence TTGATCGAAGTAACCGTACGTGACAATAACGTTGAGCAGGCTATGCGTGTGCTCAAGAAAAAGATGCAACGTGAGGGCGTTTTTCGCGAAATGAAAAAGCGTCGCCACTATGAAAAGCCATCTGAAGTCCGCGTTCGCAAGGCAGCTGAATCCATCCGCCGTGCACGCAAGATGTCCCGCAAAGGCAACGATTAA